From Platichthys flesus chromosome 19, fPlaFle2.1, whole genome shotgun sequence:
GATGAGGAGGATCTGACGCAAATATGTCCGAGGAACTTGATTTTGGGAAGTTAAGCGTCCAGATGTTTAGGAGCTTGAATATCGAGAggacataaagatggacgaaataACTGCTGCAAAAAAAGGGAAGCCAAAACATCTAattcgccccctggtggctcgctGCAGTGTGGgtcataacccccccccctccctctatGATGCTTTCTGTCATTAaaggtcgttcttatcacactgatgatgTAACGtgggttttaatttgttgtttgatgcAATAAAAACCAATAAGACCatcttgtgattggtcgactgtgtgtgtgtaagatttCTCAGTCACTGATTTATTAATCTTTTAATTTGACGGagtttgacccccccccccccccacacacacacacaccaccaccaccgctccTTTCCGCAGGTCTTTccattttgttaatttatgaTTTTCTCCCTCCTGTAGTGAGCAGATATCCGAGTCTCTGTCTATATAGTCAGgagatttaaaagaataaaaatatctcGGTATGAATCAGTGTcttttatagatatatatttatacagagGGTTTCTTCTGCCAGCGTCACCGGCCCTCATGACTCCCTCTGACTTCCTCTTCTGGGAAACACCCAGTGCACGGGGCTCCAGTGGTTCCAGTGACTCACGCTGCTGAGCATTAATATCTAACCATAACCCTACACTTTATCTTTGTATATGGTGACAGCTTGGCCTtaagagggggggaggggtggcTTCTTATTTTCCAGAGCGTATAGCAATAAGAGCCTCCCAGTCCCAGTCGCACTTTTTCAAAGGTTATTACAAAGCTTTACGACTCTTATCTGTGTTTGATGCACTTAAATCTCAGGTGTCGCcatgttttctctccacaggcAGGATGGCAGCGCATCACCCCGAGTTTGAGCGGGCTGGACAGAACACCGGCCTCCAGGTGTGGAGGGTGGAGAACTTTGACCTGGTGCCGGTGCCGGAGAACCTGTGCGGCGGATTTTACACCGGAGACGCCTACCTCATCCTCAACACCATCAAACAGCGCTCCGGCAACCTGCAGTTTGACCTCCACTTCTGGTTGGGTGAGTGCAGCGAGACAGAGACACTGCTACTAAAAGACAGACGacagctttttaactttgttttgataaaTTTCTTTAGcaaattcaaactaaaactgTGAAGTAATGCAGCTCCTCTTAAATGCATGAAActcaaaataattttccatctgTATTCCAGAGCATGACTCaatgatttataatttatattttgtaaagCTTTCAATTAAAGCCCCTCTCACACAAATCAATacgtcctgctctcaaactgcaAGACCACACTGTTGAATACAgacggggtcagaggtcagaatgGTTTGTGGCTCCtgtaaaagaggaggagggggggggggtcatttatTAGGATTTCATTTGGAGTGACAGGAGCTGAGTCTGCTTTTTTATCCTCACGTTGACTAATGTGCTTTTAGTCGACGTGATTGATCCTGGAAACATCATTTAGCAACAAACAGGATCTGATGTAACTCACCATGTGACCAGGAATAGAAAAATATTGCACTTATTAATGTGTCTGCTGGAtccgacccccccccaccccctcccaccccGCTATTGCTATTGATCTCCCGAGTCATCagtgaaagaaacacaaaatgtgactctctctctccgtgtggATGTGGAGTTTGGTCTGAATGAGACTAGAAGATTAAAATGGAAGTTTCTTGTGGCGCAGGTGACCACTGCTCCCAGGATGAGAGCGGCTCGGCGGCCATCTTCACCGTCCAGATGGACGACTTCCTCGGGGGGAAACCCATCCAGTACCGCGAGGTCCAGGGACACGAGTCCAAAACCTTTCTGGGCTACTTCAAGTCTGGAATCAAATACATGGTGAGATCACTCTGCCAGGAAGATGGCACAGTGCTTCTGGTTTGGTGCATTTGAAACCtgcctgtttatttattgaagtTGTTTAAGCTCAAATatttcatcacattttaaatgaaaaactgaGGAATTTATTTAGTTACTGTTAAAATTGGGAAAATCCAGTCATTTAtgatacaatatattttttaattttccaaaTATCCATTAAAAGTATTGTTATTATGTTCTAACCATTAGAAGTGATAGAATATAATCTGAATTTTCACCCGTGTTGTTATATCATTACAAAAGTGACTTAATTTCCCAATTAGAATTAAAACGAttttagtttggtttaaaatgaattttCTGACGTGCAACTCCTACCTTACAGAACGGAGGTGTGGCCTCTGGGTTCAAGCACGTCGTCACCAACgaggtggtcgtgcagcgggtgttccaggtcaaaggtcgtcgTTCTGTCAGGGCCACAGAGGTGGCGGTGAGCTGGGACAGCTTCAACCAGGGAGACTGTTTCATCCTGGACCTGGGAGACGTGAGTCAGACCGAGCAGATTAatactgaatatttaataatgataacaacaacaaaaacagcactaataaagttttatcttcacctgctctgctgctccttcctGTTGTGGATGTTCAGGAGATTTTCCAGTGGTGCGGCTCCCAGAGCAACCGCTTCGAGAAGCTGAAGGCTACGCAGGTCGCAAAGGGCATCCGGGACAACGAGCGCAGCGGCAGGGCCCGGGTCTACGTCTGCGATGAGggggcggagagagagaagatgttaGAGGTGAGGACAGTGAGACACGAGTTTTACTTCTACTGCGAGAAACTTGTGTTGAAACCGCTGCTTCTTCTCAGGTTCTAGGTCCAAAACCAGATCTGCCTGAAGGAGGCGCAGACGACATCAAGGCCGACGCCGCCAACAGGAAGATGGCCAAACTGTACAAGGTGAGAGACATGGGTAACGCCTCAGAGGCTTTCTAACATGTCATACCTGCTGTTGTTATATAGGTCTCATTACTTTCGCTCTACAGGTGTCCAACGCCAGTGGAGGCATGACCATCGCACTGGTGGCTGCAGAGAACCCGTTCGCTCAGAGCGCCCTGGATTCTGGTGACTGCTTCATCCTGGACCACGGCCCCAACGGCAAGATCTTCGTCTGGAAAGGTCAGTGATGGAGCTTCAGTGAATTCACCAGATCgatgtttattttacagtggTTCATGGTCACAGGAAGATCTGGTGGAGATTAGTTGAGTACTTTTGTCTGTACAAACGTAGATGGTGGGGGTAAAAACAGATATACTTTCTTATTCCTTAATTTCTCTGCTTCTCCAGGCAAAGATGCAAACATGGACGAGCGCAAGGCGGCGATGAAGGCGGCGGAAGAGTTCATCAAGAAGATGGGTTACCCCAAACACACGCAGGTGCAGATCCTGCCGGAGATGGGCGAGACGCCGCTCTTCAAGCAGTTCTTCAAGAACTGGCGGGACAAGGATCAGACTGAGGGCCTGGGCATCGCCTACATCGCCAACAGCATCGCCAACATCGAGAAGGTGGCGTTCGACGCCGCCGGCCTGCACGACTCCCCCGCCATGGCCGCGCAGCACGGCATGGTGGACGACGGCAGCGGGGAGAAacaggtgagaggagggagggtggtCAGTGATGCTGGTGACCTGGGAGCTCCTGGTCTCAGCTGTTTGATTCCTGTAGGGGTTGCCGGCGTAGAACCATTCTGACAATCAACAAACAGCTCCCCCTTGTGGAAAACCCTGAGCCTGCTAAATATGAATTCATGATGTTAGCTCATATCTGTTTAGTTGAAAGAAttgtataaaatatttaaaagaatcaACTCACagcttgtgttatttttgttgttgttgttgacagatCTGGCGAATTGAGGGATCCGACAAGTTGGAGGTGGATCCGTCCACACATGGACAGTTCTACGGAGGAGACAGTTACATCATCCTGTACAACTACCAGCACGGAGGACGTCGGGGACACATCATCTACATGTGGTGAGAATACGAGAAGCAAAATACCAGAAATCAGTTTGAAACACCCTCATCTGAATCTGCGACGACATTTTATGGGTTCTTCCCCGACTCATATCACACCCTTCCACCAGGTGTTCATCTGTCCTGTAAatggacaaataaataaatctgaatgcCCTGTTTCCCAGGCAGGGAGCTGACTCCAGTCAGGACGAGATCGGCGCCTCAGCGATCCTCGGGGCCCAGCTGGACGAGGAGCTCGGCGGTGGGCCTGTCCAGGTGAAACACCTCCTTCCCTCAGCCTGTTCGCTTTCTCCTTCTCACCAGCTTATCTTCATTTGATCATTCCTGTTATTAATTTTTCCCCTGACGTACTCAGCTCAGTCACCTCCTGTCTGACCTCTACATCCTCTGACTCTGTGTCCtcccctcctgcttcctcctcttcctcctcctcctcctcctcctgctgctgctgctgctgctgctgctgcttctttcccTCTTGGTTTCTGACCTTTTCTGTGCCTTCAGGTTGTCGGTGCTCCTATTACCACTCAGGTACTTTTCCGTCCATTTCCtgatcctcttcctctcataaTGACTCAAAACGGTTTTATTCTAGAGCCAGAGATAAAAAGaagcaaacaacaaaaagatatttacaaatatCATGAGACCAAAAATGGCTTTAAATGGCCATGAATGAAATCTTctcagtcaaacacaaacaggacgtTGAGCTGCCGGTGTTGATGGGaggttctctcctcctctgtttcctctctcctccctgatcCGACATCAGAGCGACACTGTGTCCACTGTCACTAAGTGATCATGTTTGttagatacacaaacacaatgtgatttaggaagTAACAGAAGAGCTCATGAAATAGTTttcagttcattcattcatttctgcACTTCAATCCACTGGTGTGTCTTTACTCTGCAtgtgcaaacctgtgtgtgtctttgtt
This genomic window contains:
- the gsna gene encoding gelsolin a isoform X1, coding for MAAHHPEFERAGQNTGLQVWRVENFDLVPVPENLCGGFYTGDAYLILNTIKQRSGNLQFDLHFWLGDHCSQDESGSAAIFTVQMDDFLGGKPIQYREVQGHESKTFLGYFKSGIKYMNGGVASGFKHVVTNEVVVQRVFQVKGRRSVRATEVAVSWDSFNQGDCFILDLGDEIFQWCGSQSNRFEKLKATQVAKGIRDNERSGRARVYVCDEGAEREKMLEVLGPKPDLPEGGADDIKADAANRKMAKLYKVSNASGGMTIALVAAENPFAQSALDSGDCFILDHGPNGKIFVWKGKDANMDERKAAMKAAEEFIKKMGYPKHTQVQILPEMGETPLFKQFFKNWRDKDQTEGLGIAYIANSIANIEKVAFDAAGLHDSPAMAAQHGMVDDGSGEKQIWRIEGSDKLEVDPSTHGQFYGGDSYIILYNYQHGGRRGHIIYMWQGADSSQDEIGASAILGAQLDEELGGGPVQVVGAPITTQVRVVQGKEPAHLMSLFGGQPMVVYKGGTSREGGQSAAAETRLFQVRSNSAGHTRAVELDAVASNLNSNDAFVLVTPGDSFMWVGVGASDTEKQGAQQLSDILGASVSELSEGGEADQFWEALGGKADYRTSTRLKDKMDAHPPRLFACSNKTGNFIIEEVPGEMTQEDLATDDVMILDTWDQVFVWIGNEAQEEEKTEAMASAVRYIETDPANRDRRTPIVKIKQGFEPPTFSGWFLGWDHDYWTSDPLERAMAELSL
- the gsna gene encoding gelsolin a isoform X2, whose protein sequence is MAAHHPEFERAGQNTGLQVWRVENFDLVPVPENLCGGFYTGDAYLILNTIKQRSGNLQFDLHFWLGDHCSQDESGSAAIFTVQMDDFLGGKPIQYREVQGHESKTFLGYFKSGIKYMNGGVASGFKHVVTNEVVVQRVFQVKGRRSVRATEVAVSWDSFNQGDCFILDLGDEIFQWCGSQSNRFEKLKATQVAKGIRDNERSGRARVYVCDEGAEREKMLEVLGPKPDLPEGGADDIKADAANRKMAKLYKVSNASGGMTIALVAAENPFAQSALDSGDCFILDHGPNGKIFVWKGKDANMDERKAAMKAAEEFIKKMGYPKHTQVQILPEMGETPLFKQFFKNWRDKDQTEGLGIAYIANSIANIEKVAFDAAGLHDSPAMAAQHGMVDDGSGEKQIWRIEGSDKLEVDPSTHGQFYGGDSYIILYNYQHGGRRGHIIYMWQGADSSQDEIGASAILGAQLDEELGGGPVQVRVVQGKEPAHLMSLFGGQPMVVYKGGTSREGGQSAAAETRLFQVRSNSAGHTRAVELDAVASNLNSNDAFVLVTPGDSFMWVGVGASDTEKQGAQQLSDILGASVSELSEGGEADQFWEALGGKADYRTSTRLKDKMDAHPPRLFACSNKTGNFIIEEVPGEMTQEDLATDDVMILDTWDQVFVWIGNEAQEEEKTEAMASAVRYIETDPANRDRRTPIVKIKQGFEPPTFSGWFLGWDHDYWTSDPLERAMAELSL